The genomic window TGTTTTACGGTCTACTCCTGCAAAAGGTTCATCGAAAATCAGCAGATCGGCTTGCTTCGCCAGGGCACGAGCTAGAAAAACGCGCTGCTGCTGCCCGCCAGACAATTCTCCAATGCTGCGATCGCGTAGCTCATACATGCCCACTCGCTCTAATGCCGCCTTGACCAACTCACGAGACTGACGACTAGGTTGACGAAACAATCCCGTTTGGATCGTTCGCGCCATCATTGCCACGTTCCACACCGTAATCGGGTAATCCCAGTCAATTTGCGATCGCTGCGGCACATAAGCCACCTGAGAAAGTTGCCGAATCAGCGGCTTCCCGTGAAACAGGGTGTCTCCTTTAACAGACTGAATCAACCCTAACATAGCTTTGATCATCGTACTCTTACCCGCACCGTTGGGTCCAAAGATGCCCACTAACTCACCCGCTCTAAAGGTGCAATCTACATTTTGAAGGGCACAAGTGCCCCGGTAGCTAACAGACAAATTTTGAACTTGCAGCATCGCCCCTCTCGAAAAATGACTAGACAATGAAAAGAAAATGAGACAAATATGAAAGAATCTACCGCAAGTGAGTGTCCAAATTCAACCCTCTTTAGACGGAGCAGAAGAACTGCTAGATCCTGATTCTGCCTTACTCAATCCTGTTTTACATTTCTGCCTTAGCTGATTTAATTTGAAGCATTCATCTAATTTGGAAGTAGTGTATGTTAAGCCTTTTCCGCTCCAAGTCTCGTTTCATTTGGGAAGTAACCGTCTTGGTCTGCACCTTGGGTTTAGCCAGTTGTGGAACGCCTTCAGACACAGCCACCCAATCCGAAGGAAGTAGTGAAACAACGACTGGAGCGGAAAATGCTCCTAGTGTTGTGGCATCTTACAGTGTGCTATGCAGCATGGTTGAACAAGTTGCTGCTAATGTTCTAAAACCCACTTGTCTAATTAGTTACGACCAAGATCCTCATACTTACGAAGCTACCCCATCCGATCGTCAGGCAATTGAGCAGGCTAGTGCTGTATTTTATGCCGGACTCAACTTTGAACCCTCCATTATTCAAATGGTTGAGGCAACTAATACTGCGGCTCCCAAGATTGCTGTGCATGAGAAAGCGGTTAACAACGTGATCGAAGTTAAGGAGGAAGGCGACGTAGAACCTGATCCGCACATTTGGCACGATGTAGAAAATGGCACCCGCATGGTGAAATTGATTGAACAAACCTTGTCAGCAAAAGACCCTGCTAATGCTAAAAAATATGCCAGCAATGCAGCAACAATGATTCGCGAGTTGGAACAGCTAGATACCTGGATTCCAAAGCAAATTGCCACGATTCCTGTAAATCAGCGGCGGTTAGTCACGACCCACGATGCCATGAGTTATTACGCCAGAGCCTATGGCTTGACTGTGGAAGGGACGCTGCTGGGCATTTCAACGGAAGAGGAACCGACAGCGGCTCAAGTCAAAACATTGTCAACAGGCATCAAGTCAGTGGGTGTGCCGACGGTTTTTGCAGAACTGACATCCAATGACAAGGTGTTGAGAACAGTTGCCAATGAGTCTGGGGTCAAAATATCAGATGATGTCCTGATTGCGGACGGCATCGGCAAACAGGGAACTCCAGCAGGCAGCTATCAGGGCATGTTGGAATATAACACCTGCACCATTGTTAAGGGATTAGGCGGTAAATGTACACCTTTTGAGTAGGACTTGCAAACTTTGTGTCTCATATTTGTAATGATTTTGCCCCAGGTATGATGAGACATCAGCAACAAATGAGAAAACTACACCGTATGATGGCACCAATTGTGATGATTCTGTTATTCATCACGGTAGTCACAGGTGTGATTTATCGCATTTCCAAAGATTGACTGGGGTTATCTCGTGAGCAAGTTCATGGGTTGATGAGTTTGCAGGAAGGTGAATATTTAGGGCATGTATTCGAGTTAGATGATGTGCTGCTTCAAGGGTTTGGGTTTGCTAATTTCTGAGCAATCGCAACCCACTCAAAATGACCAGCACTGTCGATCCTTCATGTCCCACGACACTGACGGGTAACGTGATATTACCTGCAAAATTAACCCCAATCAGCAACACAATAAAACCGATCGCAAACACGATATTTTGTTTAACCACTCGGTGCGATCGCCGCCCCAACTTAACGGCTGCCGCAATTTTCTCTAACCGATCTGCCACCAACACAATGTCAGCGGTTTCTAGCGCCACATCGCTTCCAGCAATGCCCATCGCAATCCCAACGGAGGCTTGAGCTAGGGCAGGAGCGTCGTTAATCCCATCGCCGACCATTGCCACCGTCTTGTATTGTTTTTGGAGTTGACGAATGAGGTGCAACTTGTCTTCTGGCAACAGTTCGGCATAAACCTGATCGACTCCGATCGCCTGAGCAATGCTTTGAGCGGTACGTGGGTTGTCGCCAGTCAGCATGATGATTTGTTCGATGCCTAGCTTTTTGAGTTGCGCGATCGCCCGTGCTGCTTCGGGTCGCACTTGATCGGCGATCGCAATTACCCCGATCGCCTGTTGCGCCTGAGCCACCCAGACAACGGTTTTTCCATCTTGCTCTAGCAAATTCGCAAACTGAACCAGTTCAATGGGTAAATGAGTGACGAATTGGTTCACAAAACCAGCCGTGCCCACGAACACCGATCGCTGCTGCCAACTCCCTGCAATGCCTCGACCAGGGTATGCTTGTACCTCTGTGGCGCGTGACCAGTCTAATGCTTGCGCCGCTTGAACGATCGCCGCCCCAATCGGATGCTCTGAGCTAGATTCTAGGGCAGCGGCGATTTGCAAAACTGCTAATTCGGAAAATTCTGCTGCCGGAATAACTTTACAAACTTGCAAATGTCCGGTGGTGAGCGTCCCTGTTTTGTCAAAGGCGATCGCCCGTACTTTGCCAATCTGCTCTAGCTGAGCGCCGTTCTTGAACAAAATTCCCTGTCTCGCGCCATTGGCAATACCCGATAGCAACGTCGGCATGATCGCCGCCATTAACGCACAGGGCGACGCAACGACGAGAAAAATCAATGCCCGATAAATTGTTGTTTCCCAACTCCATTGCAGCAAAAAAGGCGGCAGCACTGCCAGCAATATTCCAGCCACGACAATGACGCGAGCATACCCATGTTCAAAGCGTTCAATGAATTGCTGCGAGGGTGGTGTCTCTGTTTGTGCCTGCTCCACTAAGCGAATCACGCGCCGCAGCAGGCTACTCTCTGGCAGTTGATGGACTTTGAGTTTTAGCGCTCCATTCCCATTGAGCGTTCCAGCGAAGACTTCATCCCCGATCGTCTTTTCCACTGGAATCGATTCTCCTGTGATCGCTGCCTGATTCAATGTACTAAATCCTTCCAGAATCAATCCATCAGTTGGGATGAGTTCTCCTGGCTTGACCACAATTTGATCACCCAACTCTAATTGGTCAATCGGCACCGATACTTCTCTGCCCGATCGCAGCACTTGTGCCGTATCAGAGGTCAGACTCATCAAACTGCGAATGCTGCGATCGGTGCGCTGCATCGCGTAATTTTCCAATGCGCCACTAATTGCAAAGATCAAAATCAACGCGGCTCCATCAATGATCAGGTAGTATTCCTGTCGCCACAAGCCCAGTCCTGCGGCTCCCAAAGCTGCCACAATCATCAGCAGATCGACATCCAGTTCTTTTTCTTTGAAGAGCGTGGTTAAACCTTCACGGGCGCTCTCGTACCCTCCAGCCACGTAAGCCGCAGGCAGAATCAGCAACGCCAGTCCAATCCATCCTAGATGTAGCGCCATCCATCCAAGTAGCAGCAAGCAGCCACAGAGGAGAGCCGCAAAAGCCTCGGAGTGTTTTTTTGCCAGTTGGGGTAGCCGCGACGGGTAAAGCATGAGCCGTGAGTGAGGAGATTTTCTTACCCTAAACCTTGACATTGGTGTTAATGTCAAGGAATCGGCTTTTGGGACTTATCAGCTTTTGGGACTTAAGATGATGGGTCAAAGTTTCACCATCAAAGAACTAACGGACTCGGTTGGCAGCGACATCACACCCCGCATGGTGCGGCACTATCACCAATTGGGATTAATGCCCCAGCCAGAGCGATCGCCCAGTAACTATCGCCTTTATACTGATCAGGATGTGCAGCGACTGCAACGAATTGTGGCACTCAAACAGCAAGGCTTTCAGCTTTCCCACATTCACAAACTACTGGAAGCGGAGCCGGAAGCGGAACAAGCCACGTTGATGATTCAACTTCAGCAGCAGTACCGCACCATCATTCAGCAAATGGCGCAACTGCGGCAAACGGCATCGGCACTAGAAGGACTATTGGGGCGCGATCGCCACTGCCAAACCACCCAAGCCGAAGTTCTGTCTCAACTCAAGCTGCTAGAAGTTGAAACGCAGACAGGATTAGGCGGATTGGAGAAACTTTGGCACGGCTTGGATGCCCAAGTTCATGCCCATCCAGAAGCCTTTCAGGAATCACTCCAGCGGTTGCTGCCTGATCTGTCCGAGCGATCGGAAATTGAGGTAGATTTGCTCTCCAAGCTGGTGCTGGCAAGTGGCGATGTTAGCTTAGTCCCATTTGTACGATTGGGAAATCAAGCCATCGCGGCTAGTCGCGCTGCGTTCAGTTCGAGTTGTCATGTGGTGGTGGATGTGCCAACGGTGAGTGCGGCGATCGATCGAACCCGACTGGCTCATTTGGGTTGTCTGATGCAAACGCTGATTGATAATCCTCACATCACTAGCGCTGCCGAAGCAGAACAAGCCTTCTGGCGAAATCATGCTTGGAAAGACCACTTGCAGCAACTGCCAACCGGGTGTGTAATTGCGATCGGCTATGCGCCATCAGTGTTACTGGCAGTCTGTGAAGCCATTCACCAGCGCATTATTCAACCTGCCTTAGTGATTGGAATGCCGATCGGTTTCAGCCATGCCCCGGCTGCGAAGCGTCAACTGATGCAGTCTGGCATTCCTTTTGTCACGATCGAAGGCACATTAGGGGGCGGGTTACTGGCTGCCACTGCGCTCAATGCGCTAGTAGAATCGCTCATTGAAAAGCCAGATTGCCACTGTTACTTGAATCAGTGAATCTCTGTCCAAGTGAACTACTTCGGCTGAAAAGCAGTGTATTGACCACCCAACCCTTCGACGATCGCCCTGGTATTGGCAACCAGCATTTTAGGGTAGGTATCGCCCTCAGAGCCTGCTTCTCCCAAACCATCCGCAAACAGTTCTTGCTCAGAAATTTCGACGTTTGCTTCTTTCGCAACCGTTTCTAGTAGCTTCGTGCTTTCAGTGATTTCAGCAAAAACGGTCGGCACCCCATCGGCTTTAATCTCCTCTGTCAATTCTTTCACTCGTGCGGCGGTAGGCTTTTCTTCGGTACTGATGCCCTGCAATGCCCCCTCAACCGGGATGTCGTAAGCCGCAGAGTAATACCCTAGGGCATCATGAGTTGTTACCAGTTTGCGTGAGTTTGTTGGAATGGTGGCAATCTGAGATTTAATCCAGCCATCAACCTGAGTCAGTTCTGCGGTCAGAGCTTGAGCATTTTCGGCATAGAGGTCAGAGTTTGCCGGAGCCGCTTTTGTCAAACTGTCTTGAATCACCTTCACCATCTCAATTCCATTCTGGGCATCGTGCCAAACATGGGGATCAGGTTCCTCTTCAGCGTGAGCTTCTCCCTCAGCAGATTTCTCTTCCTCGGCATGTTCTTCCTCGTGCCCATGCTCATGTTCACCCATTAGAGGCTTGGGGACCGCGACTTCACCCACAGCAATTTTAGGGGCAGGACTAGAAGAGGCTGTAATGAGCTTGATCAAACTCGGTTCAAAGTCATAGCCAGAATAAAGCACAAGCTGGGCATCTTCGATCGCCTTGCGGTCTTCTGGAGTTGGCTCATAAACATGGGGGTCTGTTCCTGCTTTGACCAGACAAGTCAGATCAATGGTTTCGGCGGCAACGGTCTTGGTTAGATCACAGAGAACGCTACTGGTGGCAACTACTTTCAAATTTGTACTGGTAGCGGCAGTATCAGTAGAAGTCAGGGGGCTAGTTTGGCGGGTTGGCGTGGATGAGGCACAGGCGCTGAGGATGCCAAACATTAGAGCGAGGAGGCTGCTTCCCCAGGTTTGATAGCGCTGAATTTGCATGATGTTCTAAGTTCTGAATTGAGGGAGTTAAGCTTATAATGATAACCGTTCTCATCTTAGGGTTTCATGTTAGAGGTTCAGCGGCTTGCTGTCAATTATCGAGGTGTGCGGGGGCTAGAGCCAGTGAGTTTCCAGGTGAATCCGGGGCAACTGGTGGGCATCATTGGTCCTAACGGGGCAGGCAAAAGTACGTTACTCAAAGCTCTGCTAGGCTTGGTGCCTAAGTCGGGCGGGGTAGTTCACTATTGCACCTGTCCGCTGCACCAGCAGTTAGAGCGGGTGGCGTATATTCCACAGCGATCGCAAATCGACTGGGATTATCCGATCACAGTTTGGAATGTGGTGATGATGGCACGGACTCGTCAGCTTGGATGGTTTCGTAGTCCGGGTCGGGCGGCAAAAGAAATTGTTAAAGCGGCGCTGGAACGAGTCGAAATGCTCAATCTGCGCGATCGCCGCATTGGGGAGCTTTCAGGCGGACAACAGCAGCGGGTGTTTCTCGCACGAGCTTTGGCACAACAGGCAGATTTATTCCTGTTTGATGAACCCTTTACAGGTGTGGATAAAAAAACCGAAGCCGTCATGCTAGAAGTGTTTGAGGAGTTGCGATCGCAGGGCAAAATTTTGCTCCTGAGTACCCATGAATGGGGACAGTCGCTCAATAAACTCGATCGATTACTGTTACTCAATCAATGCCTGATTGCCGATGGTTCACCGCAACAAGTGATGACTCCCAAAAATTTGCATCAAGCTTACGGCACCCATTTAGGAAACCCACTCCATCAAGATTTAGAGACATCTTTTTTCTGCTAACTCCCTACTTCCCGGTCCCCATGCTCAACCTCTTGCTAGAACCGCTTGGCTACGAATTCATGCGCAACGCGATCGCCATTGGCGTACTGGTTGGCATTCTTTGTCCTGTGGTGGGTAGTTATTTAATTGTGCAACGCATGGCGTTACTGGGAGACGTGATCGCCCACTGCGTTTTACCAGGGTTATCAATCTCTTTC from Timaviella obliquedivisa GSE-PSE-MK23-08B includes these protein-coding regions:
- a CDS encoding precorrin-8X methylmutase; amino-acid sequence: MMGQSFTIKELTDSVGSDITPRMVRHYHQLGLMPQPERSPSNYRLYTDQDVQRLQRIVALKQQGFQLSHIHKLLEAEPEAEQATLMIQLQQQYRTIIQQMAQLRQTASALEGLLGRDRHCQTTQAEVLSQLKLLEVETQTGLGGLEKLWHGLDAQVHAHPEAFQESLQRLLPDLSERSEIEVDLLSKLVLASGDVSLVPFVRLGNQAIAASRAAFSSSCHVVVDVPTVSAAIDRTRLAHLGCLMQTLIDNPHITSAAEAEQAFWRNHAWKDHLQQLPTGCVIAIGYAPSVLLAVCEAIHQRIIQPALVIGMPIGFSHAPAAKRQLMQSGIPFVTIEGTLGGGLLAATALNALVESLIEKPDCHCYLNQ
- a CDS encoding zinc ABC transporter substrate-binding protein, whose translation is MLSLFRSKSRFIWEVTVLVCTLGLASCGTPSDTATQSEGSSETTTGAENAPSVVASYSVLCSMVEQVAANVLKPTCLISYDQDPHTYEATPSDRQAIEQASAVFYAGLNFEPSIIQMVEATNTAAPKIAVHEKAVNNVIEVKEEGDVEPDPHIWHDVENGTRMVKLIEQTLSAKDPANAKKYASNAATMIRELEQLDTWIPKQIATIPVNQRRLVTTHDAMSYYARAYGLTVEGTLLGISTEEEPTAAQVKTLSTGIKSVGVPTVFAELTSNDKVLRTVANESGVKISDDVLIADGIGKQGTPAGSYQGMLEYNTCTIVKGLGGKCTPFE
- a CDS encoding zinc ABC transporter substrate-binding protein is translated as MQIQRYQTWGSSLLALMFGILSACASSTPTRQTSPLTSTDTAATSTNLKVVATSSVLCDLTKTVAAETIDLTCLVKAGTDPHVYEPTPEDRKAIEDAQLVLYSGYDFEPSLIKLITASSSPAPKIAVGEVAVPKPLMGEHEHGHEEEHAEEEKSAEGEAHAEEEPDPHVWHDAQNGIEMVKVIQDSLTKAAPANSDLYAENAQALTAELTQVDGWIKSQIATIPTNSRKLVTTHDALGYYSAAYDIPVEGALQGISTEEKPTAARVKELTEEIKADGVPTVFAEITESTKLLETVAKEANVEISEQELFADGLGEAGSEGDTYPKMLVANTRAIVEGLGGQYTAFQPK
- a CDS encoding metal ABC transporter ATP-binding protein, whose product is MLQVQNLSVSYRGTCALQNVDCTFRAGELVGIFGPNGAGKSTMIKAMLGLIQSVKGDTLFHGKPLIRQLSQVAYVPQRSQIDWDYPITVWNVAMMARTIQTGLFRQPSRQSRELVKAALERVGMYELRDRSIGELSGGQQQRVFLARALAKQADLLIFDEPFAGVDRKTEDIMFEIFAELKSEAKTLLVISHDLSETLDYYDRLMLLNKRLIAIGTRHEVMTTDNLQAAYESPMRFMAA
- a CDS encoding metal ABC transporter ATP-binding protein codes for the protein MLEVQRLAVNYRGVRGLEPVSFQVNPGQLVGIIGPNGAGKSTLLKALLGLVPKSGGVVHYCTCPLHQQLERVAYIPQRSQIDWDYPITVWNVVMMARTRQLGWFRSPGRAAKEIVKAALERVEMLNLRDRRIGELSGGQQQRVFLARALAQQADLFLFDEPFTGVDKKTEAVMLEVFEELRSQGKILLLSTHEWGQSLNKLDRLLLLNQCLIADGSPQQVMTPKNLHQAYGTHLGNPLHQDLETSFFC
- a CDS encoding heavy metal translocating P-type ATPase; this encodes MLYPSRLPQLAKKHSEAFAALLCGCLLLLGWMALHLGWIGLALLILPAAYVAGGYESAREGLTTLFKEKELDVDLLMIVAALGAAGLGLWRQEYYLIIDGAALILIFAISGALENYAMQRTDRSIRSLMSLTSDTAQVLRSGREVSVPIDQLELGDQIVVKPGELIPTDGLILEGFSTLNQAAITGESIPVEKTIGDEVFAGTLNGNGALKLKVHQLPESSLLRRVIRLVEQAQTETPPSQQFIERFEHGYARVIVVAGILLAVLPPFLLQWSWETTIYRALIFLVVASPCALMAAIMPTLLSGIANGARQGILFKNGAQLEQIGKVRAIAFDKTGTLTTGHLQVCKVIPAAEFSELAVLQIAAALESSSEHPIGAAIVQAAQALDWSRATEVQAYPGRGIAGSWQQRSVFVGTAGFVNQFVTHLPIELVQFANLLEQDGKTVVWVAQAQQAIGVIAIADQVRPEAARAIAQLKKLGIEQIIMLTGDNPRTAQSIAQAIGVDQVYAELLPEDKLHLIRQLQKQYKTVAMVGDGINDAPALAQASVGIAMGIAGSDVALETADIVLVADRLEKIAAAVKLGRRSHRVVKQNIVFAIGFIVLLIGVNFAGNITLPVSVVGHEGSTVLVILSGLRLLRN